A genomic window from Oceanispirochaeta sp. includes:
- a CDS encoding ABC transporter substrate-binding protein, protein MFLISLTLLAQGIGAQSADLNQRILKVWDFKNTEERTRISMTRVDRLFLEAHPGIRLEHIGFFDQEYIPALKAALLAGSGPDVLWIHHGSEFNEYSSYLTPLESYQDEDFPDIRIESLDVCRSREGRLMALPLTYQGMGWYYNKQIFSEAGLDPENPPTDWKDFLRVCEVLKSKGITPIATGNNRPLTTEFIRRSLISAFFEDDEIKRFYHKGWGSQTDRFRVIIEFIKELRDKDYFDPQGIFRSYFGYGADSFGSGGSAMMLGLISDTLNWKQFSDSLGKENIGYFPNLNHPGMSRPGAQLLQPAGIMVAINKDSENKEDAFAYIKHLFSQESQNILVSELGMMIPMKNLSLPEEEYPVLKEIKKALNLPALDPELFVPSVKVGDLQYRLDDLLINTKEISVNDYIQKMARELLFY, encoded by the coding sequence TTGTTTTTAATTTCTCTCACACTCCTCGCTCAGGGGATAGGAGCCCAAAGTGCTGATCTTAATCAAAGGATTCTGAAAGTCTGGGATTTTAAGAATACAGAAGAAAGAACCAGGATCTCCATGACAAGGGTGGACAGACTCTTTTTGGAGGCCCATCCGGGAATACGTCTGGAGCATATAGGATTTTTTGACCAGGAATATATTCCGGCCCTGAAGGCGGCCCTGCTGGCGGGATCAGGCCCGGATGTGTTATGGATTCACCACGGTTCCGAGTTCAATGAATATTCATCCTACCTCACCCCCCTTGAATCCTATCAGGATGAGGACTTTCCCGACATCCGTATAGAATCCCTGGATGTCTGCCGGAGCAGAGAGGGCCGTCTGATGGCTCTTCCTTTGACTTATCAGGGGATGGGCTGGTATTACAATAAGCAGATTTTCTCCGAAGCCGGTCTTGATCCAGAGAATCCACCGACAGACTGGAAGGACTTCCTCCGGGTCTGCGAAGTGCTCAAATCAAAGGGGATCACCCCCATTGCCACCGGGAACAACAGACCTCTGACCACAGAGTTTATTAGAAGGTCCCTTATCAGCGCCTTTTTTGAAGATGATGAGATCAAAAGATTTTATCACAAAGGCTGGGGATCACAGACTGACAGGTTCAGGGTCATCATCGAATTTATCAAGGAGCTGAGGGACAAAGATTATTTTGATCCCCAGGGGATTTTCAGATCCTACTTCGGCTATGGAGCCGACAGCTTCGGTTCAGGCGGGTCCGCCATGATGCTGGGTCTGATCTCGGATACCCTGAACTGGAAACAGTTTTCAGACTCTCTAGGTAAAGAGAATATCGGTTATTTTCCAAATCTGAACCACCCCGGGATGTCCAGGCCGGGGGCTCAACTTTTACAGCCGGCGGGAATCATGGTCGCCATCAACAAGGACTCGGAGAACAAGGAGGACGCCTTTGCCTATATAAAGCACCTTTTTTCACAGGAGAGTCAGAACATCCTTGTCAGTGAACTGGGAATGATGATCCCCATGAAAAACCTGAGTCTTCCGGAAGAGGAGTATCCCGTCCTCAAAGAAATTAAAAAGGCCCTGAATCTGCCTGCCTTAGATCCTGAACTGTTTGTCCCCTCAGTTAAGGTGGGAGACCTTCAGTACCGCCTGGATGATCTCCTGATCAATACAAAAGAGATTTCCGTCAATGACTATATTCAGAAAATGGCCAGAGAACTCCTATTTTATTGA